TCTGCGCCAAGCCCCAAAACTACTGTTACTCCTCAGCCTTCTCCACGTTGGCGAAGCTGACCTCGGTGGGCGTCGGACGACCAAAGATCGAGACCATCACCTTGAGGGTCTGCTTGTCTTCGTTCACGTCGTCAACCGCACCATTGAAGTTTGCGAATGGGCCCTCGGTGATGCGAACCTGCTCGCCCTTGGTGAACTTAAGCTTGAGCTTCGGCTTCTCCCTGGTCACATCGCTGCGGTTCAGCATCGCATTGACCTCAGCCTCGGAGAGCGCATTGGGCTGGTCGCCCGTCTGCAGGAAGCCCGTGACCCGCGGCGTGTTCTTCACCACATGCCAGAGATCGTTGTCGAGCGCCATCTCCACGAAGACGTAGCCAGGCAGGAAGACGCGATCGATCGTGTACTTCTTGCCGTTGCGGAGCTCGGTCGTCGGTTCCGTCGGAATCTCGATGCGGCCGACGCGGTCCTCAAGGTGGTACGCGCGGACGCGGCTCTCAAGCGATTCCTTCACCTTGCGCTCAAAGCCCGAGTACGCGTGAATGATGTACCACTTGAAGTTCTCGTTGTGCGCAGGCGCAGCCGGGGCTTCACCCTCGACGCCCTCCACGGTGCCGGCGTCGAAAGCCGGGGTCTCGTCGGCGTTGGCTCCGAGGTTCTGCTCGAAGTCATTGGTAGGTTCGCCGGTTTTCAACTCTTCTGCCATGGTTTTACTTTCTGTGCGTTCGCCGCTCAGAACGGCGCCCGGAAAATCATTGTGTACGGCGGAAACTCTAGTGGCCCGTCAGGCGCAGGAACATCTGGTCGATCGCCTTGCCAAAGATCAAATCCACCAGTTCAAAGTACGCAGCGAACAGGAACACCGATACCAGGACGACAATCGTCATGTTACGAACCTCGTTGCGTGTGGGCGCAACGACCTTGTGCATCTCCTGCCGCGTTTCCTTCAGGAACTGAACGAGCCGCTGCGGGCCCGCAGTCACCTGCTGAAGGCCTGAGTTTGAATCTTCCGGGTTCGCTGCTGCTGCTGCAATTGCCTTCGCCATCGGGCTGTTCCTAACATCTAGACGTGCCGCAACGTTCGCGGGTACTGCGGAAAACCCTCAGAACAACGCCTCTGAAGGCAGAATCTGATGGCAGGGGAGCTCGGATTCGAACCGAGAAGTCCGGTTTTGGAGACCGGCAGTTTAACCGTTGAGCTTACTCCCCTGTAATTCGAGGAGAGCCTACTTG
This Acidobacteriaceae bacterium DNA region includes the following protein-coding sequences:
- the secE gene encoding preprotein translocase subunit SecE produces the protein MAKAIAAAAANPEDSNSGLQQVTAGPQRLVQFLKETRQEMHKVVAPTRNEVRNMTIVVLVSVFLFAAYFELVDLIFGKAIDQMFLRLTGH
- the nusG gene encoding transcription termination/antitermination protein NusG yields the protein MAEELKTGEPTNDFEQNLGANADETPAFDAGTVEGVEGEAPAAPAHNENFKWYIIHAYSGFERKVKESLESRVRAYHLEDRVGRIEIPTEPTTELRNGKKYTIDRVFLPGYVFVEMALDNDLWHVVKNTPRVTGFLQTGDQPNALSEAEVNAMLNRSDVTREKPKLKLKFTKGEQVRITEGPFANFNGAVDDVNEDKQTLKVMVSIFGRPTPTEVSFANVEKAEE